From Periophthalmus magnuspinnatus isolate fPerMag1 chromosome 6, fPerMag1.2.pri, whole genome shotgun sequence:
GTCATCTAAAGACCAACAGAATTGAGAAAGGTGTCTCATCATGTGACTTGCAtaacttttatcattttaatgacTTTACATGTCAGTTACTATGCTGCACTTTggatgtttataaaatgtgcaatataaataaagtggtttAGGATTTGACTAGATGCTCTAACCTCCTTTATAAAAACTCACATAACACTTCAGTACGTACCAACAGTTGAGACTGGGGTCTGAGTCGGGTAATGTCCTTGGCCAGTTGAGGCGGGGTATGAGTTTCCTCCTGGATACTGATAGCCTGGATAGCCTCTGCAAATAAATGCTTTGTATTCATTCTCTAACTTTATCATCTGCACTGGCTGTAAATGTTGCAAAACGAGAGGTTGAGGAACTCTTATTCACAATATCTTACCCTGGGTTGGGATTTGGGCCATAAGGAGAGACAGCAGGCATTCCAGGCATGTAAGAAGCTGAGGTCAAGAGAATAAAAGATTAGATTAGACTACTATAGGTAGGGGCATTTCCCCCCTCATTAGAATTGGCTGTGTGCACAGTAGTGCCCGGCAAACTCACTATTGGCATCACTACTTTGTCTAAttttatctctgaggtttttgctgagtcaaactaaaacaaataaatatttcattataaaGCAGTAGACccggagctgcaggtggatttcACTGCCAACATGTTATAAActaccaaaataaaatgaatactacaccagaggacacttctgtgtttgcAAAGAGATGTTTGTCTCAATctctaatgctaattttgaggcataataaagattaaaacaacaccacaaactgaagtactgtacatataaaaataattgggtagtctttattttaattaatttgaattttaatatgttgtttattttaagttttccaatttgaataaaagtgactgcTAGGTttaagacacagtgagctagctagcatgctgctgtCACAGAGCCATAGCTTTGTGGGTTATAAACTGTAGTGTTAGCACCATCTAGTGTTGATCATTCATCATTCAATTCCTAAAATGCAATGTTATGTACATTTCTGGAGGCAGCTCATCTGCATGATTCCAgggaaaaagaaaattaaaatcatacttcagaacattctctatggagatatacgttttatgccatactagggaatattatagccaaaggaacaacattccTAAGCAGGAAGAGGCCTTCCTCCAGACCAAGTAAAACTTGGATTTTGTGGTAATGAAAGCCCAtaagagattttttttcccccctcactGGAATTGCAAAACTTCATGGCTTATACACTGTAATGCTAGCACCATCTAGTGTTCAGGTACTGACATGTGCTGACATCATACTATTCCTACACATTTTAACCAGCCTAAATGATTATTTATGCCCTTGATATTTTTGCCACTGACCATCCTAAAAGTAAAATCACGTCATGTGACAGTAAGATAATCTCGTCCTTATGTTCAACAATTTACTCAAATTCAGCCCTTAAAACTGAAAAACCTAACATAATAGCtattgtctgtgtagaccctcagtcgtccaggtctgatccaaacaaacaattaagttaaatctgtcaactggacaaatcttgtaagagttaagacgtttcactgctcatccaaaaatccggaactgaagaagcggcttggatgagcagcgaaacatcttcactcctacaaaatttgtccagttgacagatttaactttgttgtttgctataaTAGCTATTGCTAAGTTTTGCTTCAGTTGAGGGTACAGTCAGTGGTTGGGTTGCAAAACAGAATTGTACTATAATGCACAAACATTTGCAACACCACTTTTATAAAAGAGGTGCTAGACTGcataattttattgtattgtaggTATTTGCTCAGAGTACTAGAGATAGGCTTGACTTTTGTTCCACTCACGGTTAGGAGGTCCAGCCGCTTGAAAGGCCTGGTATGGAGCCTGTGTGGTGGGACGTGAAAACACTGGGGGTTCTTCTCCAAACACCACAATCATCACCTGGATCAGCCCATAGAGGTCTGACTGAGGCTGGAGACACAGTGCTAGTCAGTTTACTCATTCGCagtatacaataaaaaaaaaacagaaatatgacAATATTATGATGAAAACTTACATGTTTCCATTCATGAAGATAAGGCAAATAGATCTTGCCATTGGCATCAATATGTTTTCCAGTTTTGATCATCATTGCACTTGTAGGTTTGACAAAGCAAATGGGCGGATTGTAGGGATATGTGTCCAGCAACCACAAACATACTGGGATGTTGTAGACATTACCTTTACATTACAGGAAAAGGAAaagtaagaaaatgtattaaaagttaAAGAATTgcactaaatcacatctgaaatcAACACATGAAACTAAGtatcacaaataaaatctaaatatggTTGATGTGTAATATTCACCCTGCAAAGAGTAAACTTTAAACACTGATAGATcgaaataaatatttttaggaaatttatattgtgacatccctagTTACATATAATCTCAGAATTACCCATGGAACAATGAGGCAATAAAATGGCCTCTTATCTAACCCAATGGCCACTAAAAACAATGGAAACTTGACTCACCTCTGTAGCTTACTGGAACAGTACCTGTCAAACTCATCAAATCTCTTGAAGAACCATCATTAAACActataaaacaaagaaatatggaaaataatataatgtacacataggaaaaagaaaacagttgaaatgtgatgtcattgtgtttcTTACCATATGCATCCATGACTGGCTTTAGGTCTTTGTAGTTGGAGATGACATTAGTAATCTCACGAACAGTCAAGTCTCTGTATTTATATTGCTGGAAAAGAGATAATGAAATGGTTAAGCACGTAAAGATTATGTAAAGTAATGCAAACTACTGTATTCAAATAAGAAcagaaatgtgttattattatcagcTGTTACATACCGTCCCTATGTTAAACTGATACCATAACCAAATAAGGCCCTTTTACCAGCTGTATTGTTTATTATCTAGGAAATGTCTCGTTCTTTTGTGTTTAAAAGCTGAGGACATGTTAGCCGGATGGTATTTCAAGCTCAGGTAGTTTGTCTCACACCACGACCACCACGACTGAACTAAAACTTACCTTAAGCATTTTCTTCAGGGCTCCCTCGTTGACCACAGCCATGGTTCAAGATCTTTGTGCGTTGTTTGAGAGAAAATTCCGCTGGGTTTGAGTTGGCTGGTGAGTTAGCTGACTGACACAAGCTAAAGCTAACTAGCAGTAAGATAGTTGATGCTAGGCTAACGTACGCTAGCCCAGCTTTGGGCTCGGCAACAATGAAAGATTTGTTTTAGAATGTGCGATGACTTTGCCACAAATACAcagtgtatttaaatgtatttaaaataaaaatccaagcTCACGATCCTCCAAAAATGTCCGATCGTCAACAACAGCAGCTTCCGGCAATCCCTTTAAGGGCTTCCGGTAGATTATGACGTCACATCCGATAACGTTttttagatgtatttatttatttggatgtTCAAATTAGACCTGAGTTCTCAGTAAATACTCAGAAATAATACTTGTGCGCCTATTAGATTACTTTTTTTAACGGTCTTGGCCTGTACAGCTCTCCTCAGCTTAGATTCTGCTTTTTATCTTGACCTGAACAGAGAAAGATGCTTCTTGTAGTGCCCAAACAGCAAAGGTGAGACCAAATCTTCGTTTTGCAGGTCAAAAGTAAAACACAAGTCTTAATCAAATCGTGACAAGGTAAAGGTCTCAAATCCTATGCTTTGAGTTTCAAGTCCTTGAAATTTTGCAAATATGTCCTTGTATTTTTGCTATTTctattgtgttttatatttttaggcaaggaaaatgtatttgtgtagcgcaatttatacacaaagtaaGTCAAAGGGCAttgaaatcacaaaacaaacaaatcagaacataaataatcacaaataatcattataatgaTTATATGAACGttaaaatagaagagtgcagGATAAAAAACAATCAGTCATTTGCACATCTTAACAGAACCTTTTTCAAGCCCGGATTAAAcgttgtcaaagtcgaggcctgtgtcacatcttcaggtagACTCTTCCGGTGTTTACTCTTCCAATTATACCATGTCTATACATTTTTGTCACCCGTTCACACTATTGTCAGACCCTCTCTAAAGCAGATAAGCCTGCTCACTTAGGAAAAGGCACAGGGCTCAAATCAAGTTGTCAAGTCAAGTAATCAAAGCAATAACTCCTATCTGACTTGAGTCTGTCAcaactttttatttctttcatcaAATCCCAATACCCATTATGAACTCCAGCTGGTGTTGCTTATGAAGGCAGCTCAGAGAAACAGAGGCCTAAATtaataagataataataataacactagcAGTTGGTTTCGTGATGTTGGGGGAAAGGCTGGTCATCGTCTTTAGGCAGAGACAGATATGAACTTCCGTCTGGTCTGGAATAAATGTCGTGTTCTCTGTGGAACTGGAGCCAACCTAAaatgtaatttgttttgttaatagACAGTACTAGAGTATAGTGTAGCAGTAATATGCTTTAGTGGGAGTTTTCCACTATATGCAGTTGGGTACCTACATGGAGCTTGTTCGGGTTCTGGATATGGCTTAATACAAACAGGTGGATATTCCCCAAACATTGCCGCAATCAGCTGCAGTAAACTGAGCAGATCACATTCACCctgagtggagaggagagacaggaaggCACTACTGATTTATTACAGTACTCAGAAATAGTATAATAATGTAAATAGGCTTCCTTAAAATGTGCAGTTGCTCTTATTTTGATCTCTTACCTGTTTCCACTCCTCTAGATATGGCAGCTGGACTTCACCATTACTGGAAACAAATGTTCTTTTAACAATCATCATTTCTTTAGTAGGCTGGACGAACACAATAGGAGCACTTTGTGGGTAGCTTTCCTCAAGCCACACAGACAGTGGGGTGTTATAAGCTTTGCCttgaacacatacacacaaaaaatactactactgttaaaTGGCATGAAGCTGCTATGTTATTAAGGTTACTGCTGAAAAATACTCACCATTATATATTGTACGAATAGTTCCAGATAGGCACATTAGATCTTTAGTGACTCCATCATTGTATACtgcatataataaaataataataacaaaaatcttgAGTTACAAAGAGTTACATTGGTCAGCAAAGGCCTATGCTCAAGAAGATCTGAATATCTCACCATATTTATTCATCGCAGGTGTAAGGCTTTTAAAATAACTCAGTGCTGTGTCTATGTCTTCCGCAACAACTCTCCGAGGGTAGGTCTTCAAAGCAAGAAATTCAGTTCGTAAGCCTATTTATGGTAGCATACAaagagtttttaaatgtattttttttttacctttggcAGCATTTTTCTAATCTTCTCTTTAGATGACATGACTGGAGCTCAAAAATATCCTGCGCTTTCTCAGTTTGCCTCATGAAACTTGCCGTGTTGTTTGCACTTTTGGTTTAATATCTAACTACTTTTATGGCTACTGATGACCAAAGGGACACTATATACTATATTTGGTATCAGATGGcctaaaaacaacatttaggTCGATGAAAAACAACAAGCGTGGACCTCTCACTGTAACCTAGATAAATACATTACACATTCAACAAGTATGATGTGTAAAACGGCATAGCGTGTATTGAATTGAAAGAGTTACTCAAGGAAATACAGGCTGACTAGTGAATTAAATAACATGCTTGCTTTAATCAGCAGTTTATAGGTCAAATATCCTACGTCATGTTTGCTTttctaattattttttattaatatactgtagcgttctggtgtaaggaaacaggAGCAAAGCAACTGCAGTTTCAAATCATTAAAGCCAATCtacaaaaacagaccagtaacctATAAATATAATCTACACATTAACTTTTGCATAGCGtggcaaccaagtgtcacaaacaaaagcagttacattaacaacacctaaacaatgacaaaaacaacaaaaggtgtcagctCTGGACTAAACACAGAATATCAGATCATAACAATACATAGTTTACAACTGAATTAAGATTATTTTGTCACAAATCATCCTTCTTTTAAACATAACAAACACTATGGAATGATAAAAACAGGTAATtggtttaataataacaataataggcCTGTATATAACACTTAGCACTTTTCAAGATACAAACAGAAGAGTTATTCAAAGGTGGTTTTAAAGAGATGTGTTTTCAGGCTCTTTGAAGATGGACAGTGCATGTGAATGAGTCTCTTGGGCCCCTGTCCCATCAGAtcttgtgtttagtcctggtgaggATGGGCAGTGAGTACCTCTTCAACATTGTTATTACTCAACCATTGCTGTTTTAGAGAACTGTAAACCATGAATCAAAAACGCTGGTGTGAGTTGGTAATGTTTTCTGGTCAGTGATAATAAATGTATATGAGGATGAGTAACCCCACATTTGCAAGAGTATAATGAACTGTTATAGCTGCCACTCCCCTGTCTTCCTGTGTCAAATCAGATCATAAACCTGTTCATGAGAAATCCTGCTAAACATGAGAACCGCCTCTAGATGGCAGCAAATATTTATAATCATCTTTTGGCAAGTTTTAAAttctgttaacacataacacagaagaaataaactaaaaaaaagaagaagaccaAAGCCATTTTCATCTTGACATCTTTATTACTGCCACATCTGTGAAGAGTAGCCTATATACATCTTAAATAGCTAAACAGTTGACCTTTCACATAGTCCTTACACACCTGCATCATTCACAATAAACAAGGGACGAGCCCTTGAACCCAGAGATCAGGTCTCTACTCCACTGATAAAAGTGTTGtgcaaaacacaatattttattttgccatAGTAATGCTTTGATGCCTGTGAAGCATCGCACCAAAAGTATTTGAGATAAACGACTCAAGTTGTGGACTATAACAtcttgattgatttttttattgaagtgcCTGAGCTTTGCATGCTGCGTGGTATTGACCATTTGaataattaaagatgcactatttaacttttaacagggatgctattgctttgccagaaatgttccacattaaactttttattgcagatgtttttattactccaaaacatgctttcattctccacagatctgactacaTGGCCAGGTATTGTTACTTTCTCATTTCTACTGAATTACATGTGTTTAataccaaactgtggaacattagacaaagcaataacatctccatggacacacaccagaagctacatagtgcacctttaaatagctACAACCAGGGAACTGTAGTATAATTAGTATTTCTAGTACTGTTAACCATCACTGTACACTGCAGGTAAAACAATGTtaaattttatgttattttgaaaAAGACGGTGAGGAAATCTCTGACTTTCACTCGCGCTCTTTTGGAATGGCTGCCATGTCTTTACTGTGGAAGGAGGTAAGTGACATGAGGGGCCTCCGAGCAGAGCCTGCGGGGTAGGGTCCTCTGGGtagaggtctgcagccagattttttttgtgccaaCTGTCAGCTGATTTATGCCAGCTCTGCGTATGTATTCACTTACATTAAAATAGATGGGTCCAAAGCATCACCCAAAATGAAATCCTGATCTTGACTGTTGTAAAATGTAGATATTTAACTTTTGatttccccaaaaatgaaataaatgtgcaAAATCAAAAAGTCTGTCATTCGTGccaggtttatttgtatttcttttacATATACTTAATGTTTGTTGGCTGATACTGGCAACATGACGCTGTATTATTCTGCATAGCTTTGAGGTGGACTGGAGAAAGATCATGAACTCCCAGGCCATTAATCAATCCTTTCTTCTTCTCGACATAACATCATTAAGTACAAAGGGTATAAAAATTAATAGGAGGTCATAtctaaaagtaaatatttaaatgaaaaaaaagagcaAACACAACCTTGTTAATATTTTGGAGCAACTTTTAACTATATCTACAGACATTCACAGTTCTCATCTTTGCCAGTTACAATATTAACTACACCAATTATTAATGCCATGAAATGTTGAAGGTTTGTTATATGGGAAATCCAAATATCTAGCTTTCACAAAATTAGATTTGATTTTTAGATACAATAAAAATTCAGCCATGATGACGTACTACTTTGTACCAGTTTCCATGAACAAAGGGTAGGTATTCAGAAACCTATCGTcaagttaaaatacattttttttatataatacaacaataacaagCATTATTAAAATTCACTTTAGTGTTATGTGAGGTTTTCTTGTCAAATCCACATAGAGCACATCTCATCATGATTCTGCAATTTTTAGTAACACACAAACATTAACCAAAAAGGACAGCAAAATCTGAGCACATCAGGTAGAATCTGCTGCATACATGAGGTACAAACGAGCCAACCAATAAGGCAAAGTAAACAGTCTTCGGGCATTAAGTACAGAGCACTAGCTAGGCAGTAATAAGAAACAAAGATCCCAGAACATTCATAACCTGTTAACGTGCGCACACTAGATCGTGTTGTGACAAAGATTATTGTTCCCTTTGAAAAGCAAAAGATAGAAAGAGCAGACTAGAAGGGTATATCTTTTACTAACACACTCAGGATTGTATAGATGCTACACTCCTGGACCCTGATTCCTGAGCACACAATGCAAGATAATTCATGTGGTACACCATTCAGTTATTTGCATCagtcccaagcctggataaatgaaaaaaaaacaaaaacaaaaacaaacctatGCCAACTTAATAGGCAAATAAATGCAGAGGCAGATGATTTGTTTTGGTGATCCTGCAAGGGAGGAGGctaagtggaaaaaaacaaaacttgctTTTAAAAACAAAGGCAGATTATGGCCTCATGCTCTGTACCCAAGTAGCAAAGAATATTAGAGTATAGAGCAAGGGATTTTTATCTATTGCACCAGATTCTAAGTACGTACACTTGCCATTACAATTCCACAAGAAAGAGAAGGCAGCTTAGTGATTGAGAACAAAGTGGATCTCCAATCAACATAACTTACCCCAAAGGAATTCTTACTATGCCTGACTGATTATTAAAGGGTCAGACAAGGtgccatctaaaaaaaaaagacaaaaaaaaagacaaaaaaaacaaaaaaaaaacaactttactcACACAGTGCTCTTGGACGTTCTGTAAATAGACTGGTCCAtttcaaaatctttttttttttttttttttaaccacaaggCTTAACTTAAACAACAACCAAAGTAGTCATTTGTATTAAAGTTTCCATTCCTTGTGTCGAGAATGAAGGAGGCACTACACAGGGGGAGAAAACAAAGACAGGTAGTGTGTCAACATCGGAGGCAATGGAGCAACCTAATGTCTATTCCAGTCAAATCCTTTTTCGTTCTAGTAGGCAGCCAGGAAGAGAAGGGGAGTGGAGTAAGAGATGCCTCCTTTATAGACCAGTGTTGAGACTGAAAACAACAAGTTAGCAGGAAACTTGTGGCACTCACTAGTGAGAATACATTGGAGTTGACAAGAGTCATTAGTGGTGTTGCTCGTGAGGTCGTGGGCAGACCAAAAATAGAGGTCCGCTGAGGGCCAGTTCAGCTAACCATTTAGGCAACAGTCCAAGTTCTCCCAGGTCTGACAGCTCCGGTGATTTCCTTCTGAGCAGTTCATTCAATCATTGTCCTCCATTTTGAAAAGTTACCATTGTGTTGTTATAGCTTTCATCTCCAAGTCCATGCTGCCAATAAAGCCGTTGCAAGTCTGCTAAATGTGCACCACTGGCTGTGGAGAAAACAGAAACAGGTCTGTTTAGTTACATGCAGGTAGATTTGTTTTACTAGTTTTATAGTGTGATCAACGCCTGGCTACTTTTTGACAGAAGATGACTTAAGTTTTGTAATCATGCAAGTATATTTCATTTCTAAACTACAATGGACAGACCAttctttgtgttttaaaaggaTGAGAATTCTGTTAAATAGTTAACCAGGTTAGTAATTTGGGCAAAGGCAGAAATCTTGTTAGCTGTAATTGAGTTGTCCAAAACAAGCAATGCATACATGTTACGGTCTTGAGATTGAGAAAAAGAGCTGTCAGTTTCATTATAAGCAGCTCAATACATAAAGATCCTGGAAACTAGGCCCTAAAACAACATTCAGTTTCCCACCTGTATCAAGACACCACACAGCGGCAGCTCATACAGTCCTGGCCGCTTTCGTCGGGTGGGTTCAGCTTCCGTAACTTGTGCTGTCTGATCTCCCGAACCAGTGTATAGAAGGCGTCCTCCACTCCCTGCATAAACCAATACAAGTGCTAATTAGCCACGGTCAAATGAAGCCCGCTGAATATAGCCTCTTATTCTGAAAAGGTTCTGATAGGGGAAACATTACCATGGTAACCTTCATTTCAGAATATTAATTGAGCACCCAAAATCACTTAATGTCAATCTCCACTTCTGATTGCTAAATGCTAACCCTTCCTTAACAACATAATTATGTGCAGAGTGATTCAGAGACTGTGGGAGCTGAGTGGCAACATGTCCTTATGAGGCCTTTTTTATGGTTTGTGAGCCAAACCACCTTGCTGACTCACTACTCAATCAAATCTTACCGGCATCAACAAACCATGGCCAGATAAAAAACTAGGCAAAATGatgaaatatacttttttttttaaacacaaagagGAGTATACATCTATTTTTTTGTGGTCATTCAtaggtcaaaaacaaacattaagaGCATGTGTGATGGTTTACCTGCCGTGTCTTTGCTGAAGTTTCAATGTATGGGATGCCGTAGGAGCGGGCTAATTCCTGGGCTTGCCTGGTCTCCACTGTACGCACCGGGAGATCACATTTGTTGCCCACGAGCACCATGGGGACGTCATCAGAGTCCTTTACTCGTTTTATCTGCTCTCTGCAAATTTGAAAGGAaatagtttgacatttttgggGTGACCGTCGTTGCTGATATGAATGgctgaaattgaaaaaaatccCTTTGACAAACATGGACAACTCGTACGCACGCACAAAAATCTACACAAAccacatgattctggtattaaAACTCATGATTAGAATAAGATGGTATTTCTACAGGCACTACTACGGTTTCCGCTATCACACGCACTGTTGGCTAATCTTCCTGATGGTATCGTTGAACAGGATTCTGGCTCAAAATGAGGAAAGGGGTCCCCGGGGTCTGCAGTGTTTATGccaactgctcctgacaggttgcccaaGCAGCgtggaaggatgggtcaaatgtagagtaACACATTTCTCAACAGGGATAATAAAAGGTTCATCCTAACTAAATATGTTAGGAGGATAAGACATTTTAAGccacaatatattgctacagaaaatatcacaataaatgataatattgaaaatagtttatgccactgacacaatgatCCTAAAAAGCAGGATAACCTCAGTGAGTAAACGGTGGTTGTTTTTTAGCCCTCTACAGCACAAATTGTGTTATATtctccccattattgcaaagaaaatgcaccCATGATGAAATATTGAGCCATAAAATATCTTGTTCTATGCATTATTTACTGAACAATGTtaacatacatgaccattcacacagacagtggctccctcttttctgcatcactcaaggaaaagcaaaaactaAGATACAACTCTGCCCACACCAGTCCATCTTTCCCACAATCAGGGAATCATTTAGTAATAATTTagtagtagtgttgtcatgatactaaaattccaaactcgattttgatactacggAAGAAACTC
This genomic window contains:
- the tsg101a gene encoding tumor susceptibility 101a, producing the protein MAVVNEGALKKMLKQYKYRDLTVREITNVISNYKDLKPVMDAYVFNDGSSRDLMSLTGTVPVSYRGNVYNIPVCLWLLDTYPYNPPICFVKPTSAMMIKTGKHIDANGKIYLPYLHEWKHPQSDLYGLIQVMIVVFGEEPPVFSRPTTQAPYQAFQAAGPPNPSYMPGMPAVSPYGPNPNPGGYPGYQYPGGNSYPASTGQGHYPTQTPVSTVGPNRDGTIGEDTIRASLISAVSDKLRWRMKEEMDRAQAELDALKRTEEDLKKGHQKLEEMVSRLDQEVAEVDRNIELLKRKDEELTEALEKMENQSENNDIDDVIVPTAPLYKQILNLYAEENAIEDTIFYLGEALRRGVIDLEVFLKHVRLLSRKQFQLRALMQKARKTAGLSDLY
- the zgc:123278 gene encoding tumor susceptibility gene 101 protein yields the protein MSSKEKIRKMLPKTYPRRVVAEDIDTALSYFKSLTPAMNKYVYNDGVTKDLMCLSGTIRTIYNGKAYNTPLSVWLEESYPQSAPIVFVQPTKEMMIVKRTFVSSNGEVQLPYLEEWKQGECDLLSLLQLIAAMFGEYPPVCIKPYPEPEQAPCWLQFHREHDIYSRPDGSSYLSLPKDDDQPFPQHHETNC